A region of Sparus aurata chromosome 8, fSpaAur1.1, whole genome shotgun sequence DNA encodes the following proteins:
- the LOC115586376 gene encoding transmembrane protein 80: protein MATHGAGRPAGVLSSVTFQLLLNLTSLYFVFYFLFTLGLIIRKSLVLSYPEDDLICDVSLLFLLAALDVLHFFCGVKGNLTESQGYILANLIVTGTTVLLAVYFLVWQTYVMRADVIISSVLLVIYGLDGVLAVSTLARLASVYS from the exons ATGGCGACGCACGGCGCAG GACGACCAGCTGGTGTA CTGTCGTCTGTTAcctttcagctgctgctgaaccTGACATCACTTTACTTTGTCTTCTATTTCCTCTTCACTCTGGGCCTGATCATCAGAAAGA gcttgGTGCTGTCTTACCCCGAGGATGACCTGATCTgtgatgtcagtctgctgttcCTCCTGGCTGCTCTGGACGTCCTCCATTTCTTCTGCG GCGTGAAGGGCAATTTGACAGAGAGTCAGGGCTATATCCTGGCTAACCTCATCGTGACAGGGACGACTGTCCTGCTCGCGGTCTACTTCCTGGTGTGGCAGACGTACGTAATGAGGGCGGACGTAATCATCAGCAGTGTCTTGCTCGTCATCTATGGCCTCGACGGGGTCCTGGCTGTCAGCACTCTAGCCCGACTGGCCAG CGTCTATTCATGA